From the Mycoplasmatota bacterium genome, one window contains:
- a CDS encoding SDR family NAD(P)-dependent oxidoreductase → MFDLSGKVVLITGATRGIGKGIAISLAKAGAIVYFTGRTEKEFQGAVKLSGSIQATENEIKQVGGTGYGIKCDHEYDTQTKMVIDRIISEQGKIDVLVNNVWGGYEYYNNGTEFWNEKGFWSAPLSRFDKMFKSGVRAHYVTTCYTIPEMISQGSGLIINLSYWSAERNDMGVAYGMAKAATNKMTETMAHELKENGISVITIYPGLVRTESVMKSAEFFDLSNSESTEFIGLAVAALATDLNVMEKSGTKQIAAQIALDYGYTDIDGKQPIPLNISNCQ, encoded by the coding sequence ATGTTTGATTTAAGTGGAAAAGTTGTATTGATAACAGGAGCTACCCGAGGAATCGGAAAAGGAATTGCTATTTCACTTGCAAAGGCTGGAGCAATTGTATACTTTACTGGAAGAACAGAAAAAGAATTCCAAGGCGCAGTAAAACTTAGTGGTTCTATACAAGCTACAGAGAATGAAATTAAACAGGTAGGTGGTACAGGATATGGTATTAAATGTGATCATGAGTATGATACACAGACTAAAATGGTTATAGATAGAATTATTTCTGAACAAGGAAAAATAGATGTATTAGTTAATAATGTTTGGGGCGGTTATGAATATTATAATAATGGAACTGAATTTTGGAATGAAAAAGGATTCTGGAGTGCACCACTTAGTCGTTTTGATAAAATGTTTAAATCAGGCGTGAGGGCACATTATGTGACTACATGCTATACAATACCTGAAATGATAAGTCAAGGTAGTGGACTTATCATTAACCTATCGTACTGGTCAGCAGAAAGAAATGATATGGGAGTTGCCTATGGTATGGCAAAGGCTGCAACCAATAAAATGACTGAGACAATGGCACATGAACTTAAAGAAAATGGTATTAGTGTAATTACTATTTATCCAGGACTTGTAAGAACAGAGTCAGTAATGAAGTCAGCAGAATTTTTTGATTTATCTAATTCTGAGTCAACAGAATTTATTGGACTTGCAGTAGCTGCCTTAGCAACTGATTTGAATGTAATGGAAAAGAGTGGGACTAAGCAGATTGCAGCACAAATAGCACTAGACTATGGTTATACAGATATAGATGGAAAACAGCCAATACCATTAAATATATCAAATTGTCAGTAG
- a CDS encoding ABC transporter permease: MENSISGSQPKLDRKKFKIVKNKSIESEKIIGKSLGYWKDSLRRLIHNKIASFCLATLVLLYILSWGITLVSKTSTIIEPQIPYPNNPSVMVEKRYLTSLPPRIKGLEWIGWFNGKIDVTIARRNLTNPATSWKYKEGTYTIKSCEIDKQGIEMCKISHDMYAQNNVKFLYFPFGTDDGARDQWIRVWYGVRNSISIGILVAIFDIVVGTLYGAIAGFYGGTKIDNVMMRFAEIYGSIPSIVLLILLASILGRGFWTMVIAMVLTGWINVAMMIRAQFLRYRDHDFVLASKTVGASNRRLIFKHILPNVISQLVILAAFDIPAAIFYEATLSFIGLGLPVNQPSLGNLITRGISQRVMLPYMLWIPTIILSLILLAINLLANGLRDSFDPRLRGR; encoded by the coding sequence ATGGAAAATTCAATTTCTGGAAGTCAACCAAAATTAGATCGTAAAAAATTTAAAATTGTAAAAAATAAATCGATTGAGTCAGAAAAGATCATTGGAAAAAGTTTAGGTTATTGGAAAGACTCTTTACGACGATTAATTCATAATAAAATTGCCTCATTTTGTTTAGCAACTCTAGTATTGTTATATATTCTCTCTTGGGGAATCACCCTAGTTTCAAAAACTTCAACTATTATTGAACCACAAATACCATATCCCAATAATCCAAGTGTGATGGTAGAAAAACGTTACTTGACAAGTTTACCTCCTCGAATTAAGGGACTTGAATGGATTGGTTGGTTTAATGGAAAGATAGATGTAACGATTGCGAGAAGAAATTTAACCAATCCTGCAACTTCATGGAAATATAAAGAAGGAACTTATACAATTAAGTCATGTGAAATAGATAAGCAGGGAATTGAAATGTGTAAAATTTCTCATGACATGTATGCACAAAATAATGTAAAGTTCTTATATTTTCCATTTGGAACAGATGATGGTGCCCGTGACCAGTGGATTCGGGTTTGGTATGGGGTTAGAAATTCAATATCAATTGGGATATTAGTCGCAATCTTTGACATTGTTGTTGGTACATTGTATGGGGCTATTGCTGGTTTTTATGGTGGAACTAAAATTGATAATGTGATGATGCGTTTTGCAGAAATCTATGGAAGTATTCCAAGTATTGTATTATTAATTTTACTTGCATCTATTTTAGGACGAGGATTTTGGACGATGGTTATTGCGATGGTATTAACAGGTTGGATAAATGTCGCCATGATGATTCGAGCGCAGTTTTTGAGATATCGTGATCACGATTTTGTATTAGCCTCTAAAACAGTGGGAGCGAGTAATCGACGTTTAATCTTTAAGCATATTTTACCTAATGTAATTAGTCAATTAGTAATATTAGCTGCATTTGATATACCAGCTGCAATTTTCTATGAAGCAACCTTATCATTTATTGGTTTAGGACTTCCTGTAAATCAACCTTCATTAGGGAATTTAATCACAAGAGGAATTTCACAACGTGTTATGTTACCATACATGCTATGGATTCCAACCATCATTTTATCATTAATCTTGTTAGCAATTAATTTATTAGCTAATGGCTTAAGAGATTCGTTTGATCCAAGATTAAGAGGACGATAG
- a CDS encoding elongation factor G, with translation MNTFEAKNIRNIAILGHQSSGKTSISEAILNVAGVIEKKGIVEKGTTVSDYTKEEKGRNISISMSILPVEYNNHKYNFLDTPGYSDFIGEVNSALRVASGVVIVIDATKGVEVGTEAAWRYIRSKNIPAIIFVNKMDKENIKFENVLNEIREKLGKRAVPFATPIGRSEDFEGFVNVVDMKARIHDGEKCVDAEIWEEKREKVDELHDLIIESVAETNDDLMEKYFNEEPFSDEEIHKGLREGILDGKLTPIIVGSAAKNIGFNTLLDMLYDYMPTADENKVPTGINPESNEKITREVVYDAPFSAIVFKTLMDPFLGQISLFQVRSGHISRDQEIVIANNGKKLKMGQIYFLRGKEQIQAEEVVAGDIGIVVKMHNLFTSCTICDPNSIIQYREIPNPSPTFYLAIHPKNKNDEDKLSESLNKLNKEDVTFELVRNRETQQFLIGGQGLMHIEVVIEKLKNNFNVEVTTDDPKVVYRETIKGKSSAEGKHKKQSGGSGQFGHVHIRFERCEEDFIFEEDIFGGAVPKNYFPAVEKGLREACEHGILAGFNVIGLKATLYDGSYHPVDSNEISFKLAAQIAFKEGCKNAQPTILEPIMKIKVTVKDEFIGDIMGDLNKRRGRLLGMEPAEYESWQTIQAHVPQAEALKYSIDLKAMTQASGIFAMEFDHYEEVPSQMQEKIIKAAKEEK, from the coding sequence ATGAACACATTTGAAGCGAAAAACATTCGTAATATTGCGATATTAGGTCATCAAAGTTCTGGAAAAACATCAATATCAGAAGCGATCCTAAACGTAGCAGGAGTGATAGAAAAAAAAGGTATAGTTGAGAAAGGAACAACAGTATCAGATTATACTAAAGAAGAAAAAGGTAGAAATATCTCAATCTCCATGTCAATTTTACCAGTTGAGTATAATAATCATAAATATAATTTTTTAGATACTCCAGGTTATAGCGATTTTATCGGAGAAGTTAATAGTGCATTAAGAGTTGCTAGCGGAGTTGTGATTGTGATTGATGCGACTAAAGGTGTTGAAGTGGGGACTGAAGCAGCATGGAGATATATTCGAAGCAAAAATATTCCTGCTATCATCTTTGTCAATAAAATGGATAAAGAAAATATTAAGTTTGAAAATGTATTAAATGAAATCCGTGAGAAACTAGGAAAACGAGCTGTACCGTTTGCAACACCAATCGGTCGTAGTGAAGATTTTGAAGGATTTGTAAATGTAGTTGATATGAAAGCACGTATTCACGATGGAGAAAAATGTGTTGACGCTGAAATTTGGGAAGAAAAACGTGAAAAAGTTGATGAACTACATGATTTAATCATTGAATCTGTAGCAGAAACTAATGATGACTTAATGGAAAAATACTTCAATGAAGAGCCATTTTCAGATGAAGAAATACATAAAGGACTACGTGAAGGAATATTAGATGGTAAATTAACACCTATTATTGTAGGATCAGCTGCTAAAAACATAGGTTTTAATACTTTACTTGATATGCTTTATGATTACATGCCTACTGCAGATGAAAATAAAGTACCAACTGGTATTAATCCAGAATCAAATGAAAAGATAACAAGAGAAGTAGTTTATGATGCTCCATTCTCAGCAATCGTTTTCAAAACGTTGATGGACCCATTCTTAGGTCAAATCAGTTTATTCCAAGTACGCTCTGGACATATTTCTCGTGATCAAGAAATTGTCATTGCTAACAATGGGAAAAAATTAAAAATGGGACAAATTTACTTCTTACGTGGTAAAGAACAGATTCAAGCAGAAGAAGTTGTAGCTGGTGATATAGGTATCGTAGTAAAAATGCACAATTTATTTACAAGTTGTACAATATGTGATCCTAATTCAATAATTCAATATCGTGAAATACCAAATCCAAGTCCAACCTTCTATCTTGCAATTCATCCAAAAAACAAAAATGATGAAGATAAATTATCAGAATCTTTAAATAAACTAAATAAAGAAGACGTGACATTTGAACTCGTTAGAAATCGTGAAACTCAACAATTTTTAATTGGTGGTCAAGGTCTTATGCATATTGAAGTTGTTATTGAAAAATTAAAAAACAACTTCAATGTTGAAGTAACAACTGATGATCCTAAAGTTGTTTATCGTGAGACAATTAAAGGAAAATCAAGTGCTGAAGGAAAACATAAAAAACAATCTGGTGGTTCTGGACAATTTGGTCATGTTCACATCCGTTTTGAACGCTGTGAAGAAGATTTCATTTTTGAAGAAGACATATTCGGTGGAGCAGTACCGAAAAACTACTTCCCAGCAGTAGAAAAAGGATTAAGAGAAGCTTGTGAGCATGGTATCCTTGCTGGATTTAATGTTATCGGTTTAAAAGCAACTTTATACGATGGGTCTTATCATCCAGTAGACTCTAATGAAATTTCTTTTAAATTAGCAGCACAAATCGCATTTAAAGAGGGTTGTAAAAATGCACAACCAACCATTTTGGAACCAATTATGAAAATTAAAGTAACCGTTAAAGATGAGTTTATTGGTGATATTATGGGAGACTTAAATAAACGTCGTGGTCGTTTACTTGGTATGGAACCAGCTGAATATGAAAGTTGGCAAACAATCCAAGCACACGTCCCTCAGGCAGAAGCTTTAAAATATTCAATTGACTTAAAAGCAATGACACAAGCAAGTGGTATCTTTGCGATGGAATTTGATCATTATGAAGAAGTTCCAAGTCAAATGCAAGAGAAAATTATTAAAGCAGCTAAAGAAGAAAAATAA
- a CDS encoding ATP-binding cassette domain-containing protein, with the protein MEKILEVNDLNVIFETHAGRVHAIRDISFDLYRGETLAIVGESGSGKSVTSKAIMQLLAENGEIISGEILYKKLSGEVIDIAQLKDSQMHHIRGREIAMVFQDPMTSLNPTMTIGKQIMEPLIKHQMFYTPKSIKTEKERTIKELNSNIKRLENDLENTKDEDMIKKLKGLIDKNNKLIKNALEKEKADLEKYQKIEKEKIIQKEALQKEKASLIQEIKGYSKNQEKRKELRKRLSIIKHKLKELTYDEVYKKAIELIRLVGIDRPEKRMKQYPHQFSGGMRQRIVIAIALACNPNILICDEPTTALDVTIQAQIIELIKDLQQKTGCAVIFITHDLGVVANIANRIAVMYAGKICEIGTSRDVFYEPAHPYTWGLLASKPDKDDLKERLYSIPGTPPNLLYPPKGDAFALRSDYAMEIDFEEQPPLFKISDTHYAATWLLHEYAPKVEMPNVIKKRYAKKGVAIRE; encoded by the coding sequence ATGGAAAAAATATTAGAGGTAAATGATTTAAATGTTATTTTTGAAACGCATGCAGGTAGAGTTCATGCCATAAGAGATATTAGTTTTGATTTGTATCGAGGAGAAACACTTGCGATTGTTGGTGAGTCCGGGTCTGGCAAATCAGTCACATCAAAAGCAATTATGCAGTTATTAGCTGAAAATGGAGAGATTATTAGTGGTGAAATCCTATATAAAAAATTAAGTGGAGAAGTCATTGATATCGCACAATTAAAAGATTCACAAATGCATCATATTCGTGGACGAGAAATAGCGATGGTTTTTCAAGACCCTATGACTTCACTTAACCCAACGATGACAATAGGAAAACAAATTATGGAACCACTCATTAAGCATCAAATGTTTTATACACCAAAGAGTATTAAAACAGAAAAAGAAAGAACGATTAAAGAATTAAATTCAAATATTAAACGATTAGAAAATGATCTAGAAAATACAAAAGACGAAGATATGATAAAAAAATTAAAAGGCTTGATTGATAAAAACAATAAATTAATTAAAAACGCATTAGAAAAAGAAAAAGCAGATTTAGAAAAATATCAAAAAATAGAGAAAGAAAAAATCATACAAAAAGAAGCACTTCAAAAAGAGAAAGCATCCCTTATTCAAGAGATAAAAGGATATAGTAAAAATCAAGAGAAGAGAAAAGAGTTACGGAAACGTCTTAGTATTATTAAACATAAATTAAAAGAATTAACTTATGATGAAGTGTACAAAAAGGCAATTGAGTTAATTCGTTTGGTTGGAATTGATCGACCTGAAAAAAGGATGAAACAATATCCACATCAATTCTCTGGTGGAATGCGACAACGAATTGTTATTGCGATAGCACTTGCTTGTAATCCAAATATTTTAATATGTGATGAACCAACCACTGCCTTAGATGTAACCATTCAGGCACAAATAATTGAATTAATAAAAGATCTACAACAAAAAACAGGTTGTGCAGTCATATTTATCACCCATGATTTAGGAGTCGTCGCTAATATAGCGAATCGTATCGCTGTTATGTACGCTGGGAAAATATGCGAGATTGGTACATCAAGGGATGTTTTTTATGAACCAGCCCATCCTTATACTTGGGGATTACTTGCCTCAAAACCTGATAAAGATGATTTAAAAGAACGATTATATTCAATCCCTGGAACACCACCTAATTTATTATATCCACCTAAAGGTGATGCATTTGCCCTTCGTAGTGATTATGCGATGGAAATAGATTTTGAAGAACAACCACCTTTGTTTAAAATAAGCGATACACATTATGCAGCAACTTGGTTACTCCATGAATATGCTCCAAAAGTTGAAATGCCAAATGTAATTAAAAAACGCTATGCGAAAAAAGGAGTGGCGATTCGTGAATGA
- the thpR gene encoding RNA 2',3'-cyclic phosphodiesterase gives MRLFIAINFEKEVKDYLCEVQSIIKTSSLIGRYTLYDNFHLTLRFLGELNQSDVELLCELLDDLSQTTLPFKIKIGDIHSFNRKDKHIVYVDVLKNKNKLIDLVNKLNCLIDAKFLFKKNNQFKPHITIAREVVFNDVSSLLKIIPYNNDILVNEVSLMLSTRDKNHILTYTPLYTVNLKD, from the coding sequence ATGAGATTATTTATCGCAATTAACTTTGAAAAGGAAGTTAAGGATTATTTATGTGAAGTTCAATCAATTATAAAAACATCTTCTTTAATAGGTAGATATACTTTATATGATAATTTTCATCTTACTTTACGATTTTTAGGTGAACTCAATCAAAGCGATGTTGAATTACTTTGTGAGTTATTAGATGATTTGAGTCAAACAACTCTTCCATTTAAGATAAAAATTGGTGATATTCACTCTTTTAATCGTAAAGATAAACATATTGTATATGTTGATGTGCTTAAAAATAAAAACAAACTAATTGATTTAGTGAATAAGCTAAATTGCTTAATTGATGCAAAATTTTTATTCAAGAAAAATAATCAGTTTAAACCACATATTACGATTGCAAGAGAGGTTGTTTTTAATGATGTATCATCATTATTGAAAATCATTCCTTACAATAATGATATTCTAGTTAATGAAGTATCGCTTATGTTAAGTACGCGAGATAAAAATCATATTTTAACATATACGCCGTTATATACGGTCAATTTAAAAGATTAG
- a CDS encoding ABC transporter permease, which translates to MIKYIWHRVVLIFISLILILTINFFFLYLMPGSPFTNPKLSPAQRERLEEKYGLNDPVLVQYGRYMYKVTKLDFGGTIATNTYKDIYQDYIKVRLPLTAQIGATALVIGTSIGIILGALSAIKRNSITDNLLTAIGVLGISIPSFVFAAFLQQIFAINYHILPLTFTRADPKLGYTLADQYKALIMPVLALSVGPIASIMRYMRTELVEVFSTDYILLARAKGLSKTSVIVKHAIRNALIPVITILGPMSIGLITGTLVIEQFFSIPGLAMNLVNFTQSKETYATLGINFFYSLMYVVVILFVDILYGFIDPRIRLAKNNREGFIIKSIKKFILKFRTRLNWGE; encoded by the coding sequence ATGATTAAATATATTTGGCATCGTGTTGTATTAATATTTATTTCATTAATCCTTATATTAACAATCAATTTCTTCTTTTTGTATTTAATGCCAGGTTCACCCTTTACTAACCCTAAATTATCACCTGCTCAACGTGAACGATTAGAAGAAAAGTATGGATTAAATGATCCTGTATTAGTTCAATATGGTCGATATATGTATAAAGTCACTAAATTGGATTTTGGTGGAACAATTGCGACGAATACGTATAAAGATATTTATCAAGATTACATAAAAGTTCGATTACCATTAACTGCTCAAATTGGAGCAACAGCACTAGTTATTGGTACATCGATAGGTATAATACTAGGTGCTTTATCAGCAATCAAAAGAAATTCAATCACAGATAATCTCCTGACGGCAATAGGGGTTTTGGGGATATCCATTCCATCTTTTGTTTTTGCAGCATTTCTGCAACAAATATTTGCGATTAATTATCATATTTTGCCGTTAACTTTTACTCGAGCTGATCCTAAGTTAGGTTATACCCTAGCAGACCAATACAAAGCATTAATCATGCCAGTACTTGCTTTATCAGTTGGTCCAATCGCCTCAATAATGCGTTATATGAGAACGGAATTAGTAGAAGTATTTAGTACGGATTATATTTTATTAGCTAGAGCTAAAGGATTGTCAAAAACAAGTGTAATTGTTAAACATGCTATTAGAAATGCCTTAATTCCTGTAATCACTATTTTAGGACCAATGTCAATAGGATTAATAACCGGAACGTTAGTCATTGAACAATTCTTTTCAATTCCTGGTTTAGCGATGAATTTAGTTAATTTCACTCAAAGTAAAGAAACCTATGCTACCTTAGGAATCAACTTTTTCTATAGTTTAATGTATGTGGTTGTCATTTTATTTGTCGATATCTTATATGGATTTATTGACCCACGTATCCGTTTAGCTAAAAATAATAGAGAAGGATTTATTATAAAATCGATTAAGAAATTTATATTAAAATTTAGAACAAGATTAAATTGGGGTGAATAA
- a CDS encoding DUF3899 domain-containing protein: protein MSKRNLFIFLSLFILFISLVFTLKIEITLQKFVDSYFIISGLTSSLLLFKLLLDLGVFDTFRYSWHKTKKQVFFFVPKVWFKDDVNVGPIHTFDDFLNYKEKKKWRNLPILLFTSHVHLFIAMIFSLIIYYSQ from the coding sequence ATGAGTAAAAGAAATTTATTCATATTTCTTTCATTATTTATATTGTTCATTTCATTAGTTTTTACTCTAAAAATTGAAATAACTTTGCAGAAATTTGTCGATAGTTATTTTATTATTTCAGGCTTAACAAGTAGTCTATTACTGTTTAAGTTATTATTAGATTTAGGTGTGTTTGATACATTTAGATATAGTTGGCATAAAACAAAAAAGCAAGTATTTTTTTTCGTACCTAAAGTTTGGTTTAAAGATGATGTAAATGTTGGTCCAATTCATACTTTTGATGATTTTTTAAATTATAAAGAAAAGAAAAAATGGAGAAATTTACCTATCCTATTATTTACTTCACATGTTCATTTATTTATTGCGATGATTTTTTCACTCATAATATACTATTCTCAATAA
- a CDS encoding AraC family transcriptional regulator — translation MDYKEHIEKALFYIEKHLFEKLTNELCAKSCGYSEYHFLRIFKAVTGYTPMDYIRKRRLTEASKLLLETDMSLEEIAFNSGFNSIENFIRVFHSEHNVTPGLYRQTKSSLHLLNPIFITTKIEFKQPIIKKMDEITIIAYRFKTNMRDRHYDIPKFWNKYHSKKMYDNLTRLINKNRVDIGYCKVISDEEVYYYIGVESEYKDIRKLDLFTLTFPKSMYAVFKSPKTDKYNFVEMIHQTWNYIYVKWLPDSDFIQSSIYAFESYNESSRSYSEKIYIPIKMEE, via the coding sequence ATGGATTACAAAGAACATATAGAAAAGGCCTTGTTTTATATAGAAAAACACTTATTTGAAAAACTAACAAATGAATTATGTGCTAAATCATGTGGGTACAGTGAGTATCACTTTTTAAGGATTTTCAAAGCAGTTACAGGATATACTCCAATGGATTATATTAGAAAAAGAAGATTAACTGAAGCTAGTAAATTACTACTTGAAACAGATATGTCTTTAGAAGAAATAGCATTTAATTCAGGATTCAATTCAATAGAGAATTTCATAAGAGTTTTTCATTCTGAACACAATGTAACTCCTGGATTATATCGCCAAACTAAAAGTAGTTTACATCTTCTTAATCCAATATTTATTACAACGAAAATTGAATTTAAACAACCTATTATTAAAAAAATGGATGAAATTACGATTATAGCGTACAGATTTAAAACTAATATGAGGGATAGACATTATGATATACCTAAATTTTGGAATAAATATCATAGTAAAAAAATGTATGATAATCTAACAAGATTAATAAATAAAAACAGAGTAGATATTGGTTATTGTAAAGTAATCAGTGATGAAGAAGTATATTATTATATTGGTGTTGAATCTGAATACAAGGATATAAGAAAATTGGATTTATTCACCTTGACGTTTCCGAAATCTATGTATGCTGTTTTCAAATCACCAAAAACTGATAAGTATAATTTTGTAGAGATGATTCATCAAACATGGAATTATATTTATGTGAAGTGGCTACCTGATTCTGATTTTATACAATCTAGTATTTATGCTTTTGAAAGTTATAATGAATCCAGTAGATCATATAGTGAAAAGATTTATATACCAATAAAAATGGAGGAATAA